From the genome of Sphingomonas sp. HMP6, one region includes:
- a CDS encoding DNA-packaging protein, with protein MSRESDADMQRRIRRLEENERKSLFRALTRGQQRNYEDRWSIWAHGGQIAPPGDWRVWLIRAGRGFGKTRAGAEWISEIARTTPDARIALVGATVEDVRRVMIEGEAGLLKVARVDEAVDYRSGAGELVFASGARAAIFSAAAPEKLRGPEHCAAWCDELAKWRYGDAAWDNLMLGLRIGDTPRAVVTTTPRPIPLLQRIMTMRDMVETRGSSHDNPHLPASFLAAIEAQYGGTRLGRQEIAGELLTDVVGALWSRTMIEQCRVSACPEVVRTVVAVDPPASAEGDACGIVAVALGADGRGYVLEDASVAGLSPEGWARAVVRCAERHKADRVIAEKNQGGNMVASVLFAADAALPLALVHASQAKVARAEPVSLLYERGKVSHVGAFPDLEDELCGFVIGGRYDGPGRSPDRADALVWALTELLLRKRRAVRVRQL; from the coding sequence ATGAGCCGGGAGAGCGACGCGGACATGCAACGCCGCATTCGGCGGCTTGAGGAGAATGAGCGCAAATCCTTGTTTCGCGCGCTGACCCGCGGGCAGCAGCGCAATTATGAAGATCGCTGGTCGATCTGGGCGCACGGCGGGCAGATCGCGCCGCCGGGCGACTGGCGGGTGTGGCTGATCCGGGCGGGCCGTGGCTTCGGCAAGACCCGCGCGGGGGCGGAGTGGATCAGCGAAATCGCCCGCACGACGCCCGATGCGCGGATCGCTTTGGTCGGGGCGACCGTGGAGGACGTGCGGCGCGTGATGATCGAGGGCGAGGCGGGGTTGCTGAAGGTGGCGCGGGTGGACGAGGCGGTGGATTATCGCAGCGGTGCGGGCGAACTGGTCTTCGCCAGTGGCGCGCGGGCGGCGATCTTCTCGGCGGCGGCACCGGAGAAGCTGCGCGGGCCGGAACATTGCGCGGCGTGGTGCGACGAGCTGGCGAAATGGCGCTATGGCGATGCGGCGTGGGACAATCTGATGCTCGGCTTGCGCATCGGCGATACGCCGCGCGCGGTGGTGACGACGACGCCGCGGCCGATCCCGCTGCTGCAGCGGATCATGACGATGCGCGACATGGTGGAGACGCGTGGGAGCAGCCATGACAATCCGCATTTGCCGGCGAGTTTCCTGGCGGCGATCGAGGCGCAATATGGCGGCACGCGGCTGGGGCGGCAGGAGATTGCGGGCGAGTTGCTTACGGATGTCGTTGGCGCGTTGTGGTCGCGCACGATGATCGAGCAGTGCCGCGTGAGCGCGTGTCCCGAGGTGGTGCGGACGGTGGTGGCGGTCGACCCCCCGGCGAGTGCCGAAGGCGATGCGTGCGGGATCGTCGCGGTCGCGCTGGGCGCGGACGGGCGCGGTTATGTGTTGGAGGATGCGAGCGTGGCGGGCCTGTCGCCGGAAGGATGGGCGCGCGCGGTGGTGCGGTGTGCGGAGCGGCACAAGGCCGACCGCGTGATCGCCGAGAAGAACCAGGGCGGCAATATGGTGGCGAGCGTGCTGTTCGCCGCCGATGCCGCGCTGCCGCTTGCGCTCGTCCATGCGTCACAAGCGAAGGTGGCGCGGGCCGAGCCGGTTTCGTTGTTGTACGAACGCGGCAAGGTCAGCCATGTCGGGGCGTTCCCGGATCTGGAGGACGAATTGTGCGGCTTCGTGATCGGCGGGAGGTATGACGGGCCGGGCCGGTCACCCGACCGGGCGGATGCGCTGGTATGGGCGCTGACCGAATTGCTGCTCCGCAAGCGGCGCGCGGTGCGGGTGCGGCAGTTGTGA
- a CDS encoding sensor histidine kinase: protein MPLTQKAPVDLGLSLALAVVASSNAPVLLLDEHRRVVTASNAFCHAFDLDCTTIAGKDFASLGAGEWAIPQLQSLLRATAAGLAEVKDYEFDLTREGQDTRCLVLNAHKLNYGDGGAIRMLLAISDVTEARIARKLNEDLVRDKGLLLQELQHRVANSLQIIASVLMQSARKVQSEEARGHLRDAHNRVMSIAAVQRQLAISSVDRVKLQPYLSQLCDSLGASMIHDPEQISITVTSDDSSVAANVSISLGLVVTELVINALKHAFPDDRQGRIVVGYGRKGEDWTLSVTDDGVGIPSDSDAAKAGLGTNIVQALAKQLQAEISVVDQKPGTAVSLEHVASRMGKGGAPIVKPSAL from the coding sequence ATGCCTCTCACCCAAAAAGCGCCGGTCGATCTTGGTCTGAGCCTGGCCCTGGCGGTCGTCGCATCCTCGAATGCGCCGGTCTTGTTGCTCGACGAACATCGCCGCGTCGTGACGGCGAGCAATGCCTTCTGTCACGCCTTCGACTTGGATTGCACGACGATCGCCGGCAAGGACTTCGCCTCGCTCGGCGCGGGGGAATGGGCGATCCCGCAATTGCAATCGCTGCTGCGGGCCACGGCGGCGGGTCTGGCGGAGGTCAAGGATTATGAGTTCGACTTGACCCGCGAAGGGCAGGACACGCGTTGTCTTGTGCTGAATGCGCACAAGCTGAACTACGGCGATGGCGGTGCGATCCGGATGCTGCTGGCGATTTCGGATGTCACCGAAGCGCGGATCGCGCGGAAGCTGAACGAGGATCTGGTTCGCGACAAGGGCCTGCTGCTGCAGGAATTACAGCACCGTGTCGCCAACAGCCTTCAGATCATCGCGAGCGTGCTGATGCAGAGCGCGCGAAAGGTGCAGTCCGAAGAGGCGCGTGGGCATTTGCGGGATGCGCACAATCGCGTCATGTCGATCGCCGCCGTGCAGCGGCAGCTCGCGATTTCATCGGTCGATCGCGTCAAGCTGCAGCCCTATCTCAGCCAATTGTGCGACAGCCTTGGCGCGTCGATGATCCACGATCCCGAGCAGATCAGCATCACCGTCACGTCGGACGATAGCAGTGTCGCGGCGAATGTTTCGATCAGCCTTGGGCTTGTCGTCACCGAGTTGGTGATCAACGCGCTGAAACACGCCTTCCCCGATGATCGGCAGGGGCGGATCGTCGTCGGCTATGGCCGCAAAGGCGAGGACTGGACGCTGTCGGTCACCGATGATGGTGTGGGCATCCCGTCGGACTCGGATGCAGCAAAGGCCGGGCTGGGGACCAATATCGTCCAGGCGCTGGCAAAACAGCTTCAGGCCGAGATTTCGGTGGTCGATCAGAAGCCCGGCACTGCGGTCTCGCTGGAGCATGTCGCGTCTCGCATGGGGAAGGGCGGGGCGCCGATTGTTAAGCCGTCGGCGCTTTAG
- a CDS encoding spermidine synthase, with translation MTPRILIDTASIPGGADMQLFSRGGDFMIVVDRNELMSTRMNGSEIALATLALERIAGVKAPKVLIGGYGMGFTLRAVLGAVGPGAVVTVAELVPEIIAWARGPMAAVAAGCLDDPRVVVVEGDVADVIRANGFEGGGFDAILLDVDNGPDGLVRAENDRLYAPRGLAVAKAALAPGGVLAVWSAGPDAKFVRRLGAAGFAVEEIAVKARTNGKGPRHVIWFATVR, from the coding sequence ATGACCCCGCGCATCCTGATCGACACTGCCAGCATCCCCGGTGGGGCGGACATGCAGCTCTTCAGCCGCGGCGGCGATTTCATGATCGTGGTCGACCGCAATGAATTGATGAGCACGCGGATGAACGGGTCGGAGATCGCGCTGGCGACGCTGGCGCTGGAGCGGATCGCCGGGGTCAAAGCGCCCAAGGTGCTGATCGGCGGGTACGGGATGGGCTTCACGCTGCGCGCGGTGCTGGGCGCGGTCGGGCCGGGCGCGGTGGTGACGGTGGCCGAGCTGGTGCCCGAAATCATCGCCTGGGCGCGCGGGCCGATGGCGGCGGTGGCGGCGGGGTGCCTGGATGATCCGCGCGTGGTGGTGGTCGAAGGCGATGTCGCGGACGTCATCCGCGCGAACGGATTTGAGGGGGGCGGGTTCGATGCGATCCTGCTCGATGTCGACAATGGGCCGGACGGGCTGGTGCGCGCCGAGAATGACCGGCTCTATGCCCCGCGCGGGCTGGCGGTGGCGAAGGCGGCACTAGCGCCGGGCGGCGTGCTGGCGGTGTGGTCGGCCGGACCGGATGCGAAATTCGTGCGGCGGCTCGGCGCGGCGGGGTTTGCGGTCGAGGAAATTGCAGTGAAGGCGCGGACCAACGGGAAAGGCCCGCGCCACGTTATCTGGTTTGCAACGGTGCGCTGA
- the dapF gene encoding diaminopimelate epimerase: MRFDFIKCHGSGNDFPMIDARAVSLDDATWAWVAVALADRAGTVGGDGLLLLTAGDDAHDFGMRMFNADGSESETCLNGLRCVARAGFAALGLERATVRLKTSHASVALDPALAPGVMTIREVAGPVDLDVAHWPMRTGAAQVVDAVIPELGSNRRFTAVAIPNPHLVSFVDAVDEDELVMLGAGCEAAPDWLPNRANVSFVELRGADALFVRTFERGVGLTDSCGSAMAASTYAACRTGRLAFGTQATVFNRGGLVRAEAAADGMVRLSGNATYDYAGSVEIVGSVAGPVQITQTFAVETAAWRAAVAAMAD, translated from the coding sequence ATGCGGTTCGACTTCATCAAATGCCATGGCTCGGGCAACGATTTCCCGATGATCGACGCGCGTGCGGTGTCGCTCGACGATGCGACCTGGGCGTGGGTCGCCGTGGCGCTCGCGGATCGCGCCGGTACGGTGGGGGGCGACGGGTTGCTCTTGCTCACCGCGGGCGACGACGCGCACGATTTCGGCATGCGCATGTTCAATGCGGATGGGAGCGAATCGGAGACTTGCCTCAATGGCCTGCGCTGCGTTGCGCGCGCCGGGTTTGCGGCGCTCGGGCTGGAGCGGGCGACGGTGCGGTTGAAGACGTCGCATGCCAGCGTTGCGCTCGATCCCGCGCTCGCACCGGGGGTGATGACGATCCGCGAAGTGGCGGGTCCGGTGGATCTCGACGTGGCGCATTGGCCGATGCGGACCGGCGCGGCGCAGGTGGTGGATGCGGTGATCCCCGAACTGGGCAGCAATCGCAGGTTCACGGCGGTGGCGATCCCGAATCCGCATCTGGTGAGCTTTGTCGATGCAGTCGACGAGGACGAACTCGTGATGCTCGGCGCCGGTTGCGAGGCGGCACCGGATTGGCTCCCCAACCGCGCCAATGTGTCGTTCGTCGAACTGCGCGGCGCCGACGCGCTGTTCGTGCGGACGTTCGAACGCGGGGTCGGGCTAACCGACAGTTGCGGCAGCGCGATGGCCGCATCGACCTACGCCGCGTGCCGGACCGGCCGGCTGGCGTTCGGAACGCAAGCGACGGTGTTCAACCGCGGCGGACTGGTGCGCGCCGAGGCCGCCGCAGATGGGATGGTGCGGCTGTCGGGCAATGCGACCTATGACTATGCCGGATCGGTCGAAATCGTCGGATCGGTTGCGGGCCCGGTGCAAATTACGCAGACCTTCGCCGTTGAGACTGCGGCCTGGCGGGCGGCAGTCGCGGCAATGGCTGACTGA
- a CDS encoding CBS domain-containing protein has translation MTIAAILGNKGREVISVTAHQSVGDAVAVLATRRVGAVPVMEGASVVGIFSERDVIHAIAEHGADAMARKVGDTMTAPAITVGPGEPVIGALSLMTRRRIRHLPVIEGGRVIGLVSIGDLVKYRIDRIEADAEAMRSYIQSA, from the coding sequence ATGACGATCGCGGCAATCCTGGGCAATAAGGGGCGCGAGGTGATCTCGGTCACCGCGCATCAAAGTGTTGGCGATGCAGTCGCGGTGCTGGCGACGCGGCGGGTCGGTGCGGTGCCAGTGATGGAGGGCGCGAGCGTCGTCGGCATCTTCTCCGAACGCGACGTCATTCACGCAATCGCCGAACACGGCGCCGATGCGATGGCGCGCAAGGTCGGCGATACGATGACCGCCCCTGCGATCACCGTCGGGCCGGGTGAGCCGGTGATCGGCGCACTGTCGCTGATGACGCGGCGCCGGATCCGCCATCTGCCGGTGATCGAGGGCGGACGCGTGATCGGGTTGGTGTCGATCGGCGACTTGGTCAAATATCGCATCGACCGGATCGAAGCCGATGCCGAGGCGATGCGGAGTTATATTCAGTCAGCCTGA
- a CDS encoding helix-turn-helix domain-containing protein produces the protein MITAIREVRRAKGMTLDDVARACIPPTTAQTIGRLETGTRTVSVGWLNRIADALGVRAADLVTLPDRADIAVAAVLDASGAHAPKRPATIVAPTATPDHVAVSVQTGVGDYRAGDEIWCTRIAPDRFVSALNRDVLVPRPVGRFLFGRLIGREDGKLHLLPLGPGARQQVVADPAWIAMAATLVRLL, from the coding sequence ATGATCACTGCTATTCGCGAGGTCCGTCGCGCCAAGGGGATGACGCTCGACGACGTCGCGCGCGCCTGCATCCCCCCCACCACGGCGCAGACGATCGGCCGGTTGGAGACCGGCACGCGCACCGTATCGGTCGGCTGGCTCAATCGCATCGCGGATGCGCTGGGCGTGCGCGCGGCAGATCTCGTGACCTTGCCCGATCGCGCCGATATCGCGGTGGCCGCCGTGCTCGACGCGAGCGGCGCGCATGCCCCCAAACGCCCCGCCACGATCGTAGCGCCGACTGCTACGCCCGATCATGTCGCCGTCTCGGTGCAGACCGGGGTGGGTGATTACCGCGCCGGCGACGAAATTTGGTGCACGCGGATCGCACCCGATCGGTTCGTCAGCGCGCTCAATCGCGACGTGCTCGTCCCGCGCCCGGTGGGGCGCTTTCTGTTCGGGCGCCTGATCGGGCGCGAGGACGGCAAGCTCCATTTGCTCCCGCTCGGCCCCGGCGCACGCCAGCAAGTGGTTGCCGATCCGGCGTGGATCGCAATGGCGGCTACGTTGGTTCGGTTGTTATGA
- a CDS encoding glycine zipper 2TM domain-containing protein encodes MRLLSKLVPALALACSVAATPAVAQTQAEEQRFQQAQQRFNGELNAFRAEFDRYQQARARGYRDPRGGSYNDPRYNDPRYNDPRYSDPRYDDRDEAGYDPTRYYRNDSRYQERVLTSNDRVYRGSDGQYYCKRNDGTTGLIVGAVGGGILGNVIDGGHSRGVGTILGALAGGLVGKSVDQNNAQVRCR; translated from the coding sequence ATGCGTCTACTTTCGAAACTGGTTCCCGCTCTGGCGCTGGCATGCAGTGTCGCAGCCACGCCAGCGGTGGCGCAGACTCAGGCCGAGGAGCAGCGCTTCCAACAGGCGCAGCAGCGCTTCAACGGCGAACTGAACGCATTTCGTGCGGAATTCGATCGATATCAGCAAGCGCGCGCGCGTGGCTATCGCGACCCGCGTGGCGGATCGTATAATGATCCTCGCTACAATGACCCCCGTTACAATGATCCACGCTATAGTGATCCGCGGTATGACGATCGTGACGAGGCTGGATACGATCCTACGCGCTACTATCGTAACGACTCGCGCTATCAGGAGCGCGTTTTGACAAGTAATGATCGCGTCTATCGCGGAAGTGACGGGCAATATTATTGCAAGCGCAACGACGGTACGACGGGACTTATTGTTGGAGCGGTTGGCGGCGGGATCCTTGGGAATGTCATCGACGGCGGGCATTCGCGCGGCGTGGGGACGATCCTGGGCGCACTGGCGGGCGGGTTGGTCGGCAAGAGCGTCGATCAGAACAATGCGCAGGTGCGCTGCCGGTAA
- a CDS encoding Hcp family type VI secretion system effector — MAVNTYLKFAEPTITGESVDPEHIGEIHVLSWSHSFNQPAKATRSSAGGGTVEHANHGDFTFSKYLDAATDDLLKYCWNGKQIGKATLRCYRGDGEGAAILYLQIDLEDIIVSNISIGGGAGDLPTESISLAYGKVTYSYTAQTGLTGDADRRQPVSHDLIKGVVL, encoded by the coding sequence ATGGCCGTCAACACGTATCTGAAGTTCGCAGAGCCGACGATCACCGGAGAGTCGGTCGATCCCGAGCATATCGGCGAAATTCATGTCCTGTCGTGGAGCCACAGCTTCAACCAACCGGCCAAGGCAACGCGCAGCAGCGCGGGTGGCGGCACCGTCGAACACGCCAATCACGGTGATTTCACTTTCTCCAAATATCTCGACGCCGCGACCGACGATCTGCTGAAATATTGCTGGAACGGCAAGCAGATCGGCAAGGCGACGCTGCGTTGCTATCGCGGCGATGGGGAGGGAGCCGCAATCCTCTACCTCCAGATCGATCTGGAGGATATCATCGTCAGCAACATCAGCATCGGTGGCGGTGCGGGCGATCTGCCGACCGAGAGCATCTCGCTCGCATACGGCAAGGTGACCTATAGCTACACGGCACAAACGGGTCTCACTGGCGATGCTGATCGGCGGCAGCCAGTCTCGCACGATTTGATCAAGGGCGTGGTTCTCTGA
- a CDS encoding DUF2855 family protein, translating into MSVKREMLVRKDALEQLAINETIAPECAAGEVLLTVEAFAVTANNVTYAVVGEQVGYWNFFPAPEGWGIVPVWGYARVVASAVPEIAIGERVYGYLPMASHLMVQPGKISAGLFRDMAAHRQPMSSVYNQYRRLAADPAHDPAREDMRMLFEPLFLTSFLIEDTLRRAGWHGADSVVMTSASSKTALGTAYVCRESSPMVRRIGLTGAGNVAFVERTGLYDAVVAYDALETLELTGSTVVIDFAGNMALLQALYAALPDRMAQCLRVGVTHHDERGEGEMLPGPKPVWFFAPDAATALIGEIGQDGFNAGVAAQWRGFVDTAAGLVQVEEARGMDALQRVWRGQVAGQAKPETGYIVRM; encoded by the coding sequence ATGTCGGTCAAGCGTGAGATGCTGGTGCGCAAGGACGCGCTGGAGCAATTGGCGATCAACGAAACGATCGCGCCGGAGTGCGCGGCGGGGGAGGTGTTGCTCACGGTCGAGGCGTTTGCCGTCACTGCGAACAACGTGACCTATGCCGTGGTCGGCGAGCAGGTCGGGTATTGGAACTTCTTCCCCGCACCCGAAGGCTGGGGGATCGTACCGGTGTGGGGCTATGCGCGGGTGGTCGCGTCGGCCGTGCCGGAAATCGCCATTGGAGAGCGGGTTTACGGATATCTGCCGATGGCATCGCATCTGATGGTGCAGCCCGGCAAGATCTCGGCCGGGCTGTTCCGCGACATGGCGGCGCATCGCCAGCCGATGAGCTCGGTCTATAACCAGTATCGCCGCCTCGCCGCCGACCCGGCGCATGATCCGGCGCGCGAAGACATGCGGATGCTGTTCGAGCCGCTGTTCCTGACGAGCTTCCTGATCGAGGACACTTTGCGCCGCGCGGGCTGGCATGGGGCGGACAGCGTGGTGATGACCAGCGCATCGAGCAAGACCGCGCTTGGCACTGCATATGTCTGCCGTGAGAGCAGCCCGATGGTGCGCCGGATCGGGCTGACCGGGGCGGGGAATGTCGCCTTCGTCGAGCGGACCGGATTGTATGACGCAGTGGTGGCGTATGATGCGCTGGAGACGCTGGAGCTGACGGGCAGCACGGTGGTGATCGATTTTGCCGGCAACATGGCGTTGTTGCAGGCGCTCTACGCGGCCCTGCCTGATCGCATGGCACAGTGCCTGCGCGTCGGCGTCACGCATCATGACGAACGCGGCGAGGGCGAAATGCTGCCGGGGCCGAAGCCGGTGTGGTTCTTCGCGCCCGATGCCGCGACGGCGCTGATCGGCGAAATCGGGCAGGATGGCTTCAATGCTGGCGTGGCGGCGCAGTGGCGCGGCTTCGTCGATACCGCGGCTGGACTGGTGCAGGTGGAGGAGGCGAGAGGGATGGACGCGTTACAGCGCGTTTGGCGCGGCCAGGTCGCGGGGCAGGCCAAGCCAGAAACCGGGTATATCGTGCGGATGTGA
- a CDS encoding glutaminyl-peptide cyclotransferase, with product MIRTALLFAAFALQATPEPPAPAPPPIEQARILATYPHDTSAFTEGLLIDRGTLYESTGREGQSDIRRVDLKTGRVLARAKIAASLFGEGIVAWRNQLFSVTWHGGQGFRWTLPALKRSGGFRYTGEGWAMTDDGHHLILSDGTPVLRFLDPATQKVVRRLTVTIDGRPLERLNELEFVRGELLANVWMTRYIVRIDPVSGKVKGIIDLTPLIAQVALTDRDSVANGIAYDRDADKLYATGKNWPTLFQIALPGA from the coding sequence ATGATCCGCACTGCCCTCCTTTTCGCGGCGTTCGCGCTGCAGGCCACGCCCGAACCGCCCGCGCCTGCGCCCCCGCCGATTGAACAGGCGCGGATTCTCGCGACCTATCCACACGACACCTCGGCTTTCACCGAAGGGTTGCTGATCGATCGCGGCACATTGTACGAAAGCACGGGACGCGAGGGGCAGTCCGATATCCGGCGCGTCGATCTGAAGACCGGCCGCGTTCTGGCGCGCGCGAAGATCGCCGCATCGCTGTTCGGCGAAGGGATCGTCGCGTGGCGCAATCAGTTGTTCAGCGTAACGTGGCATGGCGGCCAGGGATTTCGCTGGACGCTGCCCGCGCTGAAACGCAGCGGCGGTTTCCGCTACACTGGAGAGGGCTGGGCGATGACCGACGACGGCCATCATCTGATCCTGTCGGACGGGACGCCGGTTTTGCGCTTTCTCGATCCGGCGACGCAAAAGGTCGTTCGGCGGTTGACCGTGACGATCGACGGACGCCCGCTCGAGCGCCTCAATGAACTGGAATTTGTCCGTGGGGAACTGCTCGCGAACGTCTGGATGACGCGCTACATCGTGCGGATCGATCCCGTGTCGGGCAAGGTCAAGGGGATCATCGATCTCACCCCCTTGATCGCGCAGGTTGCGCTCACGGACCGCGATTCGGTGGCCAACGGCATTGCATATGATCGTGATGCCGACAAACTTTATGCGACCGGCAAGAATTGGCCGACACTTTTCCAGATCGCGCTGCCGGGAGCGTGA
- a CDS encoding lipopolysaccharide biosynthesis protein, whose protein sequence is MEATAESSNHSPDSLSNQVRSAVIWRSGSQILAQLVQWAATFLVIRILDPQDYGLFAMTGVVLVFLNMLNGYGLASGLIQKPEITTRDIRQLFGMLLLLNGALAAAQVLILAPAAAAYYRQPIVADMLRAQALFYFATPFIALPYALLSRSLDFKGQARVNIIASIASASAALGGALMGLGVWTLVFAPMVLFGVRAIGMTIAAKSLIWPSFDFRGSGSLARYGGVMAVGQLFWFAQSQADVFIAGRHFTPHMLGIYTESLFLTQVFVSKIVPPLNEVAFSAYARIQHDRTAVAFAFARSVRVIMVAALPFYFGLAATAEPLVLIVLGQKWAEMAPVVHLLALAMPFMTLQVLLQPACDAQGRPGIGVGNGAAGAVILAIGFLIGVQWGATGLAAAWICGYPLYLGFSLWRALPVIGSSPRAIADAIAPALLAALAMALVVTLVDGVLPVLPTALRLLILVGVGAAVYGGWLAIFSRQVLRELMAVVRKQPLAPA, encoded by the coding sequence ATGGAAGCCACCGCCGAATCGTCGAACCACAGCCCTGATTCACTGTCCAATCAGGTTCGCAGCGCCGTCATCTGGCGCTCGGGCAGCCAGATTCTCGCGCAACTCGTCCAATGGGCCGCAACGTTCCTCGTGATTCGGATCCTCGATCCGCAAGATTACGGCCTGTTTGCGATGACCGGGGTCGTGCTGGTCTTTCTCAACATGCTGAACGGTTATGGACTGGCGAGCGGGCTTATCCAGAAGCCGGAGATCACGACGCGCGACATCCGGCAGTTGTTCGGGATGCTGCTGTTGCTGAACGGAGCACTCGCCGCGGCACAGGTGCTTATCCTCGCCCCCGCCGCCGCCGCCTATTACCGCCAGCCGATCGTCGCGGACATGTTGCGGGCGCAGGCTCTTTTCTATTTCGCAACCCCATTCATCGCGCTCCCTTATGCCCTGCTGTCGCGCTCGCTCGATTTCAAAGGACAGGCGCGAGTCAACATCATCGCCTCGATCGCGAGTGCGAGTGCCGCGCTCGGCGGCGCTTTGATGGGGTTGGGGGTATGGACCCTGGTATTCGCGCCGATGGTGCTGTTCGGCGTGCGGGCGATCGGCATGACGATCGCCGCGAAATCGCTGATATGGCCGAGCTTCGATTTCCGCGGATCGGGGAGCCTCGCGCGTTATGGTGGCGTGATGGCGGTAGGCCAGCTCTTCTGGTTCGCACAAAGCCAGGCCGACGTGTTCATTGCTGGGCGGCATTTCACGCCGCACATGCTCGGCATCTATACCGAGAGCCTCTTCCTGACGCAGGTGTTCGTCTCGAAGATCGTGCCCCCACTCAATGAAGTCGCCTTCTCCGCTTATGCCCGCATTCAGCACGATCGCACGGCGGTCGCCTTTGCCTTTGCCCGCAGCGTGCGAGTCATCATGGTCGCCGCCCTCCCCTTCTATTTCGGGTTGGCGGCGACCGCCGAGCCGCTGGTGCTGATCGTACTCGGCCAGAAATGGGCCGAGATGGCGCCCGTCGTCCATCTCCTCGCGCTCGCCATGCCGTTCATGACTCTCCAAGTGCTGCTCCAACCCGCGTGCGACGCGCAAGGCCGCCCGGGGATCGGTGTCGGCAATGGCGCGGCCGGCGCCGTCATCCTGGCGATCGGATTCCTGATTGGCGTGCAATGGGGTGCAACCGGGCTCGCCGCCGCGTGGATCTGTGGCTATCCGCTCTATCTCGGCTTCAGTCTGTGGCGCGCGCTGCCGGTAATCGGAAGCTCGCCCCGCGCGATCGCCGATGCGATTGCGCCCGCTTTGCTTGCCGCACTGGCGATGGCGCTGGTGGTGACACTGGTCGACGGCGTCCTGCCGGTACTGCCGACCGCGCTACGCTTGCTGATCCTCGTCGGCGTAGGCGCGGCGGTTTACGGCGGCTGGCTCGCGATCTTCTCTCGACAGGTGCTGCGTGAGCTGATGGCGGTGGTGCGCAAGCAACCGCTAGCGCCGGCCTGA
- a CDS encoding DUF6456 domain-containing protein, which yields MRDLVERAMDGNDMPIGKRGAPARARRNVTVNLAESPLGWLRAHALIDARQFEAGERLRADYEMAALGPRVTMQWAARVDGGAAGLDPTLAQIAAKRRFDAATDAVGRGLRDVLWRVVCAGEGLPVAEKALGWPQRAGRIVLTLALDRLGDHYGLG from the coding sequence ATGCGAGACTTGGTGGAACGCGCAATGGACGGGAATGACATGCCGATCGGAAAGCGCGGTGCGCCGGCCCGCGCGCGGCGGAACGTCACGGTAAACCTCGCCGAATCGCCACTCGGCTGGCTGCGCGCGCACGCGCTGATCGATGCGCGGCAATTCGAGGCAGGCGAGCGGCTGCGGGCCGATTATGAGATGGCGGCATTGGGCCCGCGCGTGACGATGCAATGGGCCGCCCGCGTCGATGGCGGGGCGGCGGGCCTCGACCCGACGCTCGCGCAGATCGCCGCCAAGCGCCGCTTCGACGCCGCGACGGACGCAGTCGGGCGGGGCTTGCGCGATGTCCTGTGGCGCGTGGTGTGCGCGGGCGAGGGGTTGCCGGTGGCCGAAAAGGCGCTCGGCTGGCCCCAGCGCGCCGGCCGGATCGTCCTGACGCTGGCGCTCGACCGCTTGGGGGATCATTATGGGTTGGGATGA
- a CDS encoding MOSC domain-containing protein: MLKPPREGVGVGSGVVVAVAADGAHRFAKPVRDAISLVAGMGVAGDADAGVTVQHRSRIARDPRAPNLRQVHLIHAELFAEQAAAGFDLTPGKIGENVLVRGVGLLGVPVGTTVLLGAAAAVTITGLRNPCRQLEAVQPGLMAALLGRAPDGALIRKGGVMAIVARGGDVRPGDTVRVLLPEGPFQALAPV; this comes from the coding sequence GTGCTGAAACCTCCGCGGGAGGGCGTTGGCGTGGGCTCGGGCGTGGTCGTGGCGGTTGCGGCAGACGGAGCGCACCGGTTTGCCAAGCCGGTGCGCGACGCGATTTCACTCGTCGCCGGGATGGGTGTGGCGGGCGATGCCGATGCCGGGGTTACCGTACAGCATCGTTCCCGGATCGCGCGCGACCCGCGTGCGCCGAATTTGCGGCAAGTGCATCTGATCCATGCGGAGCTTTTCGCTGAGCAGGCCGCAGCCGGGTTCGACCTGACGCCGGGCAAAATTGGCGAAAATGTGCTGGTCCGCGGGGTCGGGTTGCTCGGGGTTCCGGTTGGAACCACGGTTCTGCTCGGCGCTGCGGCTGCGGTGACGATCACCGGCTTGCGCAATCCGTGCCGACAGTTGGAGGCGGTGCAGCCGGGCCTGATGGCGGCGTTGCTCGGCCGTGCGCCCGATGGCGCGTTGATCCGCAAGGGTGGGGTTATGGCCATCGTCGCCCGGGGTGGGGATGTGCGGCCAGGTGACACTGTGCGCGTGCTGTTGCCCGAGGGGCCGTTTCAAGCGCTTGCGCCGGTATAG